Part of the Anopheles coluzzii chromosome 3, AcolN3, whole genome shotgun sequence genome is shown below.
ACCATGTGTGGTACCAAATTGAAAAAGTGTTGTAAACAGCTTTTAAGAGTTTCAGACTCGCCATCCGTCCCGTTCTTGAAGCGTAGAAGCATTTTAAGACGAAATGCTTTTCGGTAAATTGAAATAGTCTTACCTTCATTTTGTCATCCTtcttaatttgaatttatttctttttggcAGAAATGTTGTCGCTGGTTCCTCAAAATTGCACAGCCTACTGAAGCTCGAGAAACGGTTTCTGAAACAATTTCTGCTGTACTTTAATCTTTACCAGCCCGGAATGACCGTGCAGGAGATGCGGGACATGAAAATTGCGCTAGAAGATAGCTTGAACGTTAGACGCTTTTTCCCGTGGAAAGGTGAAACCGTAGAATGTTGCTGGTGCGCTTGCCATTCGAAAACGAAGTAAATTGGATGGAAGTATTGATGGGGAGAGTCACAATTTCGCATTCATTGCTTCTTTTATTTAGTAATGAAGTAAGAGATAATCACCAAACTAAAGTGCCGCTGTGCTTAAAAAGCTCACAATCATAAACGTACCACGCATCCACCCTGCCCGCGCTGCCGCTTTCAGTTCTCGAGGAACGACACAAAGTCGGTCAACCGGTGCAGCTGCGCTTCCGCACCGACCACGATCGGCTTCTCGTCCACCGTTCGCTTTGGTATGATCAATCGTGGATAGGCCCCGGGCACGATTTCCCAGCTCAGCGATTTGCACGTGTCCTCGATCATGTCCGGCGTCTGGTTGGTCATTTCGGCGAACACGTTCTCGAAGATGGAGCTGTACGCGCGGCCGATGAGTGCGATCGTTTCCTGTTGGAATTTCTCCTTCAGCTCAAACATTAGCTCGGACACGTGCTTGGACCAGTCGTGGTTGATGGCTTTGTAGAAGGCGGCCGTGTTGTTGTTCCACAGCGCTACGTACACTTTGTACATCTGTTCGAGCTCCCCGTTTCCGGCTTTCATGTTCTGCGGGATGCGCTTCCAAAGAAACCGAGCATTTGCACTGGGAAACCAAGGTGGGAGAAAGGAAGCCTTTAATGATGTGAAAGGACGTTAAAAGTAGGGCATACTTACAGATCATTTTGATAAAGATAGGCCGCAAATAGTTCCGAATATAGCTGAATGGAGACGATTCCGCCGGGGGCCTAGTGCAAAGGAATTGAGATTAATTTGACGCAACACACGGCTTGCAAGCGATACACACCTCTAGTTCGTGTTTTTCTAGCACCAATGTTAGCTGTCGTATCTTTTCCGAAAGCATTTTTGATGAGATGTGCTAAATTTCCAGTTAAATTCAACAGAGTTTCTCCAATCCGCCAGAAAGTccttctttgtttgtttacgttcggCCGAGAGCGTTTCGGCTTTGACAGCGGCTGTCAAATGCGTTTCCCAAGCAACAATTGGCAGGCGGCCATAACTACCTCTACGAGCCGCTTTGTAGGCGGCTAATATTAGATGGTGAATGGCGAATGAATCTGAAATTAATTCCCTATTTCTTACATTGAATACAATTTCgtaattgaaaattgaaaatgttttataattCCAAACGTTTTatagatatttttttataaagaaCATCGGCAAAGATGCAGTTTAGAATTAGATTTGTATAATTTACAGTGTACGGCGAATTCGTCCCGGCAGGAGAAAACGTCACTTTGCGGCGTCTTGTGCGGAACACAATGGTTCACGCCCATCCTGACATTGGTCATCCTCTACCCATTGATTATTATCAAAAACACGCTTGTTTTTCGACTCTTCAAGCATTGGCACAACCCATTTTTTTcgcaaatttttttttcaatgtttcacTTATTTCTGTATGTTTAACACGTTCCTTTTTACTGTTTTGAAAACTGTTTACAAAATCCTCCCCAGAAAATGATGACATTTGGCCCAGCAGCGCATGCCCATCCCTAGCGCACGCAGTCAACAGCAATAGAAGCAGAACTGGGGGAAAAAAACTTACAACACAGGGAAGGCAAGCTTGCTCGAGTAAATGCCGAATTTTCCCTGCTAGCTGTGCCCGGATCCGCGGAAAGTGCGGTTTTCCTCGTTCGCCATCGAGCGCACTGCTCGTACGCGTAAAAGTGCGGAAAAACGGTTCACGCGAAGTGAGTGAAAAAGTGAGGCAAAAGTTTGCAAAAAAGCGCTTGTGAGGAACGCATCCCTTGGTTGGgtgaagagggaaggaggaggCATCACACAGTGtcgccgccgtcgccgcccTCCGACTGTGTGtacacgcgcgcgtgtgtgtgtgtttgtgtgtttgtgaggaAGAAGCTGGtgcaaagaaagaaacaaaagggGAATTCTTCTCGCAAGCGACAGGCGTCtccccgaaaaaaaagtgCGGTTGTGCGTTTGCCATTAGCTTTGGGGGGGTCGCGGTTCGTGTGAGCATTGCTTGAAGCAAGGCGCTGCCAGTAGAGGCAAATtagggaaaggaagaaaacgcCGCCTGCCAGGGAGCAGCTAATCATGTCAACAAAAGCAAGCGAAGAGGAATCGTCCTCCCATCTGGACGAGAGCGACATTCCGGACGAGTTTAACGATGATGTGTGTATTCCGgaacgttttttgtttgcgtgaAACGTGGGCAATGTCTACTACAATCGAAATGTTGTGCTTCTTTTGCAGGATGCCGACAAGTTGGGATACTTTCCGGGCAAAACGATCACGCTGCAGATGCTGCTCGGTGCGAACGTGCTGCAGCCCGGCAAGGGTGCCATGACGATTGAGTATTTGGTACGCGCAACACATGGACATTCCCAATGTTTGTACCACTCTCCCACTCTAACAccgggttttttgtttcattcgccTTGCTGCAGGGTCAAAAGTTCGTCGGCGATCTGCTGGCGGACGGGAAAATAAAGTCGCAGGAAACGGAAACCATCTTCTGCTCGCCGAGCGCTTGGGCCATCTACTGCAAGCGCATCATCAATCCGGACAAAAAGTCGGGCTGCGGGTGGGCGTCGGTCAAGTACAAGGGCCGGAAGCTGGATGCGTACAAGGCGGCGTACTACaagaagcagcagaaggaaCGCGACCAGAAGGAGGACCTGCCGGCTGAAGGTGAGAGAGAGTGGGTGAAGCGGGTGATCGGAAAGAAATTTAACACAGGAACCGTTTTTCCAGATCCAGTAGAGGAGCTGGAGGAAGACAAAACGGCAATGGAACCACCGCCGGCCCGGCGGAACATCGTCTCACACAACACCATCAGCAATCGGAACATCATGCAGTGAGTTGGCcgttgcaatttcaaattgtTATTTCCATTTCTATATTTTCCACGTCGTTTTTCCCCGCCAGTGACTCGAACACACTCATCGAGGCGGTCCCGTTCACCGCGATCGGCAAGATGCAACCGTTCCTCGTGACCGTCAGCACCTCGACGCTGCTGGTGATGGATTTCCACTGCCATCTGACCAACTACGAGGTGTGCGGGTATCTCGGCGGCACGTGGGACATCAATGCGCACAACCTGTCGATCACGCATGCCTTCCCGTGCCGGAACACGCGGCACGATCGCGACAAGGCGGCGCTCTGCGAGCTGCAGATACAGAAGCTGATGATCAAGAAGAACATCAATCTGGTCGGCTGGTACCATTCGCATCCACGGTTCCCGGTGCAGCCCACGTTGCGCGACTGCGACGCACAGCTGGACTACCAGATACGGATGCGTGGTCCGACGGAAGCGTCCTACATTCCCTGCATTGGATTCATTTGCTGTAAGTTGGGACGAGGGAAGAAGTAAAAACAGTTGAGGAAGGCTATTTTAAACACTTTTGCTACTCCTGTCAACCTTTGCAGCCCCGTACGACGATCAAAACAGTGCGCTGGAGTCGAACGTGATGTCGTTCTGGGTGATGCCGCCGCCGGAAAACCGGCCCGCCGAGTACGGCCGCCCGATGCTGATGTCGTACACGCTCGTCCAGGACGAAACGCTCTCCGAGGACGTGAAGGAGGAGATGATGCTAACCGTCGACTACTACAAACAGTTCAAGCGCGAGCTGATCAACTTCCAATCGCTCTACATCAACGACGTGCCGTACATCGAGAAGCTGCGGAAATCGCTCACACCGCGCTTCCCGCGCGACTCCACCTCGGGCCACTTTTGGAACTGGATCCGGGAGCTGCTCGGGCTGGAGCCGGAAGACATCCCGGAGGTGGTGGTCATACCggatccaccaccaccaccacccgttGCGCTGTCTTCGGCggaccatcatcaccattcgGACGGCACGAAGCTAAACGACGATGTGACGATCGTTTCCACGACTCCCGCCACGAACTGTCCGCCCCAGCCGGTGGTCGTGAATTTGGTGCACAGTGCGGAGGAAAGCAGCATCACGACGGAGGCGAAGAATGAGGACGATTTCGACGGTGCTTCCGAGATGGGCGATTCGGACGTAATTTCGCTGAAGGACGACGACGGCAAACCGACCGGCCCGTCCATTGCCGTGCCGAGCCTGCAGGCACAGTTGAAGCGTCCCTCGGGACTGAACATGACGCCGTCGCCACTGTCCAGCTCGCTCGTGGTGCTGCCGACCAATAGCCAGCCGGGTGGCAATAATGGTGGACCGGGGACGGCCCCTCAAACGACCGCTACCAACCTCACGATGAATAGTGGCGCTGGCACTggcactggtggtggtgcggggATGGCAAACAATCACCATCTTCATGCAAtgtcacagcagcagcagcaggcgtcGGCCggcggacagcagcagcaccagccggGTCAGATGATGCCGCTCGGCGCGAACTCGCTCACAACCACCAACACATCGTCGCCGCGGGACAGTCCCATCACGATACCGTCGAACTCGGCCAGCCCGGCCAAGTTCGAGATGCCCGTCCGGGCCAGTCCGTCCCCGGCCAAGTCGGACACGTCGTCGTGCCGTAGCCGGGCGCGCAATTCGCCCGCCCCCAGCCCGGGCAAGCTGTCGATCGGTGACATCCTGGGCAGTGCGGCCGGTGGCGCCGGCGGAGGCAATCGGGGCAGTCCCACCCTAAGCTCGCTGATTGGCCCGTCggctggtggcggtggtggagcgGGTGGAGCAGGTAGCGCTGGTGCCGGTAGCAACATTCACGATCTGTATGCGGCGACCTTCGCGTCGCTCGGCAGTGCGCTGCCCTCGAACCTGCTGTCCCAGGACTATGCCGCCCTGTTCGGGCAGGGCGCGGGCGGCCAGCAGGGTGGCAAGCGGGGCGACGAGTATGGCCTGTCCGCGCTGACCGCGCTGGCGCAGGTGGCGGCCGCCTCCGGCCTCTCCAACTCGCAGATCAACGAAACGCTGCTGCACAGCCTCAACCGTAGCATATCGTCCAAGGCGGCCGCCAGTGGATCGAGCGTGGCGACGTCGGCCGCCTCCACCATCACCTCCAACAGTGGCTCGTCCGGCGGTGCCAACGCCGCCTCGTCGTCGGCCGGCGGGCTGCCCCCGATACCGAACATGAAGGAGTTCATGCAGCAGCTGGAGAAGGGCAACCTGAGCCTGTTCATGCAGTCGCAGTACGGCAATCCGCTGGCCGGCATGGCGGGCCTCACGTCCGCCAGTCCGGGCACTTCCGGCGCGGCAGCGGGTGGGGCGGGCGGTGGAAGCCCCAGCACGGGCAAATCGGGCCGGTCGGGCAAATCGCGCTCGAAGGCGagccagctgcagcagcagcagcaggcggcggcggccgcagcCGTCGCtgcccagcagcagctacagcaggCACAGCAAGCGCTCCTGCAGCACCAGTCGATGATGGAGTATGCCGACTTTTCGTCCAAGTTCGATCAGGGCAAGCTGGCCGACCTGATGAAATCGCCCGAGTACTCGcagatgctgctgcagcaagcGCAAGCGCTCGGCAATTTGGGCAGCGAAATTTCCATCATCAAGAAACCGTCGTCTGGGAAGGGCGGTGGCAGCGCGAAGGACCACTCCGGCGGCCAGATGGGCTCGATGGGaggcggtggtggaggtggaggaggaggcacAGGAGGAGGAGCAAACACGCCCAACTCGTCCCTCTCGACGGCAACGGCATCGGCCGCCAAGAAGGAGGCCGCAGCGGCGAGCGAACTCATCACGAAGCTGCGCACCGTGTTTTCGACCGACGCGTACCTGCCGCCCGTCCCGACGACGGCCGACATCAATCTGCTGGTGGAGCAGTCGCAAAAGTATCCGGTGGTGCAGCAGATCCTCAACTCGGGCAACGTGGACGACATCCAGGTGCTGCTGAAGGCGCAATCGCTCTCGAACAATCAGCTCGACTTTGCCGCCTTTCTCAACCACACCAGCGGTGGTGGttccggcggcggcggcacgaATGGCAACAGTGCGCTCAATCTCGGCATGCtggcgggtggtggtggtggtggtgatggacAATCTCCGTCGGGTAAATCGTCCTCTGCCGGCTCGAAGGGCGGCGGCGGGATGAAGGACAGTGATATGGCGGCGGCAATGAATCCTTACCTGGGCGTACCGAACCTGTCCGCCCTGTTCGAACCGATCCAACGTATGGGTGGTTCTGGAGGTGGAGGTAAGTCCGGTGGCAAGGGCGATAAGGCATCGAAAGCGGCGgctgcagcggcagcagcggcggcggcggccgcagtGAGCAGCGGTTCCATCACCAATCCGGCCGACATGCTGAACAGTTTGTTCACGTCGGCGGTCGGTGCTGGCGGAGCCCCGCCGAGTGCGGCCGACATGAACGCGCTGCTGTACAGTCAGGCCgtggcagcagcggcagccgcCGGTGGCAAGGGTATGCCCGACTTGAACCTTCTGTTCGGTGGCGCCGCAGGAATGCCAAACGCGGCCACTGGCTCACCGGGTGGTGGTGCCAGCAGTTCCCCGCAAGGTGGGTCCGGTGGATCGGGCGGCGGTGGTTCGAACAGTGGCGGCAAAGGCTCGTCAGCGGCAGCTGCGgccgcagcagccgccgccgccgccaaccTGGACTATCTGTCCATGTTCCCGAACTTCTCGGCGGCCGCGGCCGGCAAGATGCCCGACATGTCCGCCCTGTTCGCACAGGACAAGTACGAAATACCGGACCCGCTGTCGAAGGCCACCCTCGAGGCGAACAACATGTACTTGGCCCCGTCCGCCtcgctgctgaagctgcaccAGGAAGCGTTCAACTCGATGCTGATGAAGCCGCCGaaatcgtcctcctcctcgaccgCCTCGTCGACGGGCAAGCTGGAGGCGCAaacgccgccaccaccgccgccgcagGGCGCTGGCTCGGCCCCTTCGGCGACCGGGGCATCGCTCGTACCGTCGCCCGGCGCACGCCTCACGCCGACCAAATCGGCCAGCCGCGAAAGCCCCTCGCTCGGGGGGGCGGGTGGCGGTACGGGCGGCAGCTCCAAGTACAACTTTTCCGCCGTCGATTTGGCCGTCTCGAGCGTCGTGCCGCTGGCCGCCAGCTCGCCGCTCGGGTCTGCCGCCGCCGATCTGTCGCGGAAAGCTTCCTCGCAAACGCCACCGGTCGACATGTCGCGCGCGTCGCCCGCCATCCCGGGCACCGCTGCTGCCAGCAACACCGCCGGGTCGGGCACAACGTCACCGGGGGGCGGTAGCGGCAGTGGCGGCATGATACTGCCACCGTACAAGAAGCGGATGGAGTTTGCGTCGATTGCGGATCTCGTGGCGGCACCGCCGGCCAAGATACCGAAAATGTCCACCGAAAATTTGGACCCGTGAGCAGGAGGTGGTGTCGAGCGACCGGCGGGCACTATTTATTTTGGCCAAGCATGAAAAGGGAAGAgcgagagaaacagagagacagagagaagaTTACGGTAGAAGAATCGGGTAtgatttctattttatttttctaattttaacAATTACTGCAGCGGGGTGGTAGAGGTGTGTGCCAGGATTGCAGGAGGAGAAAAATGGTGTGCAAAAGAGAATAATATATCATTAGGGTGGGCAACACGCCTACATTACTTAGCAGCTTTTTTAAGGTGGTCTTCAGCTTGTTTGGGGGAACTTGATGGAAAGCGTTCGTTCACGCCATCTGCGCCTACTTAGGAGCGTGTGACGAGTAAGGAACAGTAACTCTCtttcactcgctctctctctccatcctCCAAAATCATCTCATCGAGCAATTAAAGCCCCCCACAACGAGCATTGAATCTCATATAAGTAGGACGCAATGAATAGCACACAGtaacaaacagaaaacaactAGAAACTCCACGATTCTGTTGATTGTGGTGGGATGATTTGAATCATATATAAGCAACAGTATATATAAACcccttaaacacacacacataaacccctatatatattttttagctATATCAAGATGATACTATGATACTGATAAGCAGTGTATCGTGCTTAAGTGGcaagagcagcagcataagGAGCAGCAGCTAGCAGGTTAGGATAAGGCGAGAAGGAAAGCGCACTAAATTAAATAAGGCACTGTAGTAGAAGGCACAAAACTGGAACCTCCCTCCAAGGGACAACCCgcaaaacattacaaaagCATACACAATACTAATCTAGTAGGCGAAAGTGCGCAGCAAACGACCGTTGTGAAGGCCGAGGGGAGGATATTCGGCACGAGCCACACAGCCAATTGCATAGTACACTGTTGAAAGGTGTAGTTTCGAGTTCGATCGATTGCTCCAGAGAAAGAGTCCTCCCCTCGAGCTGCAAATCATCAATCATGTACCGGGGAGCGAGAGGAAGCCAACCACCCATCCAACACTCTCCCGGGAACGTAAAACAAGTATTAGAAGAATAACAATAAATACCTTAATAGTATTTTATGTGTGTGATCATCGTAACACTCTTGCAGCGCGTGCGTCTTCATTGTTGCGTCCGAAACGATCACCAAGTCGCGATCTTCTTTTTTGTCAAAACGGTTTTAAGCAAAAGTAGTAAATTCAAAAAAGTTCTGATGATCGGGGATACTCAGCGCCATTAGCAATGTACCTGCATCATCTTCAGAAGCGTATTTCATTATATAAGGAAAGAGGACGGACGAAGTGTgtattctttctctctctctttccgcTGCCTTTGAGGGATGCAGCGACCAATCAAAACGCTACTAGCGCGGACCAAAATACCAGGCATCGTACCAGGAGATtatccaaatcaggaggtagctctatcgatccacactctcaccatgtctcgctgtcactagtgtgagaagatctaacgctcctctctcttattgggcgcttatcacatgctcttatcatacgagaggaaagagGACGGGCGGAGTGTctatcctttctctctctccttccgctgcctttgagggatgctgcgaccaatcgaaacgctactagcgcggaccaaaataccaggcgtcgtaacaggagatcatccaaatcaggaggtagctctatcgatccacactctctcaccatgtctcgctctcgctagtgtgaGAAGATCTAACGCTCCTCTCTTTTATCAAATGGtcttatcatacgagaggaaagaCGACGGACGGAGTGagtatcctttctctctctccttctgctacctttgagggatgctgcgaccaatcgaaacgctacTAGCGCGGACCAGAATACCAGGCGtcgtaacaggagatcatccaaatcaggaggtagctctatcgatccacactctctcaccatgtctcgctctcgctagtgtgagaagatctaacgctcctctctcttattgggcgcttatcacatgctcttatcatacgagaggaaagagGACGGACGAAGTGTgtattctttctctctccctccttccgctacctttgagggatgctgcgaccaatcgaaacgctacCAGTGTGGACCAAAATACCAGGCGTCGGaacaggagatcatccaaatcaggaggtagctctatcgatccactctctcaccatgtctcgctctcgctagtgtgagaagatctaacgctcctctctcttattggacgcttatcacatgctcttatcatacgagaggaaaAAGGACGAGGAGAGTGTctatcctttctctctctccttccgctACCTTTGAGagatgctgcgaccaatcgaaacgctacCAGTGTGGACCAAAATACCAGGCGtcgtaacaggagatcatccaaatcaggaggtagctctatcgatccacactctctcaccatgtctcgctcCCGCTAGTGTGAGAAGATCTAACGCTCCGCTCTCTTAttgggcgcttatcacatgctcttatcatacgagaggaaaAAGGACGAGGAGAGTGTctatcctttctctctctccttccgctgcctttgagggatgctgcgaccaatcgaaacgctacCAGTGTGGACCAAAATACCAGGCGtcgtaacaggagatcatccaaaccaggaggtagctctatcgatccactctctcaccatgtctcgctctcgctagtgtgagaagatctaacgctcctctctcttattggacgcttatcacatgctcttatcatacgagaggaaaAAGGACGAGGAGAGTGTctatcctttctctctctccttccgctACCTTTGAGagatgctgcgaccaatcgaaacgctacCAGTGTGGACCAAAATACCAGGCGtcgtaacaggagatcatccaaaccaggaggtagctctatcgatccactctctcaccatgtctcgctctcgctagtgtgagaagatctaacgctcctctctcttattggacgcttatcacatgctcttatcatacgagaggaaaAAGGACGAGGAGAGTGTctatcctttctctctctccttccgctACCTTTGAGagatgctgcgaccaatcgaaacgctacCAGTGTGGACCAAAATACCAGGCGtcgtaacaggagatcatccaa
Proteins encoded:
- the LOC120957029 gene encoding MPN domain-containing protein CG4751, with amino-acid sequence MSTKASEEESSSHLDESDIPDEFNDDDADKLGYFPGKTITLQMLLGANVLQPGKGAMTIEYLGQKFVGDLLADGKIKSQETETIFCSPSAWAIYCKRIINPDKKSGCGWASVKYKGRKLDAYKAAYYKKQQKERDQKEDLPAEDPVEELEEDKTAMEPPPARRNIVSHNTISNRNIMHDSNTLIEAVPFTAIGKMQPFLVTVSTSTLLVMDFHCHLTNYEVCGYLGGTWDINAHNLSITHAFPCRNTRHDRDKAALCELQIQKLMIKKNINLVGWYHSHPRFPVQPTLRDCDAQLDYQIRMRGPTEASYIPCIGFICSPYDDQNSALESNVMSFWVMPPPENRPAEYGRPMLMSYTLVQDETLSEDVKEEMMLTVDYYKQFKRELINFQSLYINDVPYIEKLRKSLTPRFPRDSTSGHFWNWIRELLGLEPEDIPEVVVIPDPPPPPPVALSSADHHHHSDGTKLNDDVTIVSTTPATNCPPQPVVVNLVHSAEESSITTEAKNEDDFDGASEMGDSDVISLKDDDGKPTGPSIAVPSLQAQLKRPSGLNMTPSPLSSSLVVLPTNSQPGGNNGGPGTAPQTTATNLTMNSGAGTGTGGGAGMANNHHLHAMSQQQQQASAGGQQQHQPGQMMPLGANSLTTTNTSSPRDSPITIPSNSASPAKFEMPVRASPSPAKSDTSSCRSRARNSPAPSPGKLSIGDILGSAAGGAGGGNRGSPTLSSLIGPSAGGGGGAGGAGSAGAGSNIHDLYAATFASLGSALPSNLLSQDYAALFGQGAGGQQGGKRGDEYGLSALTALAQVAAASGLSNSQINETLLHSLNRSISSKAAASGSSVATSAASTITSNSGSSGGANAASSSAGGLPPIPNMKEFMQQLEKGNLSLFMQSQYGNPLAGMAGLTSASPGTSGAAAGGAGGGSPSTGKSGRSGKSRSKASQLQQQQQAAAAAAVAAQQQLQQAQQALLQHQSMMEYADFSSKFDQGKLADLMKSPEYSQMLLQQAQALGNLGSEISIIKKPSSGKGGGSAKDHSGGQMGSMGGGGGGGGGGTGGGANTPNSSLSTATASAAKKEAAAASELITKLRTVFSTDAYLPPVPTTADINLLVEQSQKYPVVQQILNSGNVDDIQVLLKAQSLSNNQLDFAAFLNHTSGGGSGGGGTNGNSALNLGMLAGGGGGGDGQSPSGKSSSAGSKGGGGMKDSDMAAAMNPYLGVPNLSALFEPIQRMGGSGGGGKSGGKGDKASKAAAAAAAAAAAAAVSSGSITNPADMLNSLFTSAVGAGGAPPSAADMNALLYSQAVAAAAAAGGKGMPDLNLLFGGAAGMPNAATGSPGGGASSSPQGGSGGSGGGGSNSGGKGSSAAAAAAAAAAAANLDYLSMFPNFSAAAAGKMPDMSALFAQDKYEIPDPLSKATLEANNMYLAPSASLLKLHQEAFNSMLMKPPKSSSSSTASSTGKLEAQTPPPPPPQGAGSAPSATGASLVPSPGARLTPTKSASRESPSLGGAGGGTGGSSKYNFSAVDLAVSSVVPLAASSPLGSAAADLSRKASSQTPPVDMSRASPAIPGTAAASNTAGSGTTSPGGGSGSGGMILPPYKKRMEFASIADLVAAPPAKIPKMSTENLDP
- the LOC120957031 gene encoding uncharacterized protein LOC120957031, translating into MCGTKLKKCCKQLLRVSDSPSVPFLKRRSILRRNAFRNVVAGSSKLHSLLKLEKRFLKQFLLYFNLYQPGMTVQEMRDMKIALEDSLNVRRFFPWKGETVECCWCACHSKTK
- the LOC120957030 gene encoding COP9 signalosome complex subunit 8; amino-acid sequence: MLSEKIRQLTLVLEKHELEAPGGIVSIQLYSELFAAYLYQNDLANARFLWKRIPQNMKAGNGELEQMYKVYVALWNNNTAAFYKAINHDWSKHVSELMFELKEKFQQETIALIGRAYSSIFENVFAEMTNQTPDMIEDTCKSLSWEIVPGAYPRLIIPKRTVDEKPIVVGAEAQLHRLTDFVSFLEN